TCTGTTGCAACTGTGTCTCAGCTGTAACTTAATACTCGATTTTATTTCCATTATAATCAAACTTAGCAGAAATGACTAAGAATTTGGAAAGGTCATGCTTAGCATTCCTGCTCTAgcctcaatggtcaaggtccCACTTTAAGGTCAGTTGGCATTCATTTGAATTAGGCAAAATTTGAGGGCATTGTCAcattcctgtgacagctcttttttgcattaaaaatgatcttatatttattgatattactACTTTTTCAGTTAGTGCTGAAGAGCTGAGCAGTTGTAAGGTATGACACTTTCGATCTTAAGATTAATTGTAACTCataacaagaatatttttatttagtttgtatttaattactgAGACAGTGTAACAAAAGCTGCCATGATCTGGAGTGCATTTCAAAAAAGAACTAAGTCGATTTTAGAcataaaaggaaattatttttcttgttattttgctacatatgtatataattgCCATTTATCATGAAAAGATCATTTAATAGCACTAGAGATTATTTATTATGTCATACACTTATTCAAtgatatatcaaaattaaacgCTGTAGAAATATTCAGGCCACAGTACATGTAGGTCAAGGTTAACAAAGCCATACTCTGGTAACAAATGAAATGTTGGAGAGaaactttgtacatttaatgttgccagagacaataatTTATGCACATTTGTAGCAAGGCCTTGAACTCTTGAATTAGTAAGtgtagagttatggcccttactGGCTAAACAAAAAGAGATAAGTGTTGGAGTTTGCTGTGTGGAGCTCTTATTTACTTAAATTGGTTTTCACCTATATCAACATAACGATCATGAATATACtgtaaaacatgtgtttaagaTTGCTGTATTTGATTGCAGGAACAAGTGATCATGCAGTTCAGAGCTCATAAATTGGACAAGAAAGACTTCTTTGGGAAATCAGACCCTTTCTTGACATTCTACAGAGCAAATGAGGACAATACGTAAGGAATAAAAACTGCATGCtgacttacatgtatatactagGATCATGTTGTCATCTGCATGTCTGTCCTTTTACTTGAACATTTGTGAtaaaatctttatcaaacttggcTACAAAGCAAAGCtatctgaaaaaaatgcacatcaaaattgaaggaaaatgtcGTTTTTAGCAAAGAAAAGACTGAAGGCTTAAGCGAAGAAAAAACTGCTGTGCACAAGTGGAGAAAAAGTTGCGCTTTTTATGAAGCTGcgtttttattttgttggaGCTAGACATGGTTCAATTAACAACCAGATTACATTATTCACATAAGAGTAAGGTCCTTTCATTTGTACAAAAATTCTAAAACATAGTTTGAATCCTCATGCTTTCATTTCAGATTCACAGTGGTCCACAGAACAGAAGTGATCAAGAAGACCCTGAACCCAACATGGAAGCCAATGACACTTTCTGTTAGAGCCCTGTGCAATGGAGACTATGACAGGTTAGTGTTCTGGCTAGGTAAGCCATCATTGGAATAAGCTTTTTTGGATAAACATGCCTATATATTCTTACTCTAGTGATTAGCATCAACAAAATTGACTAGCCTTGTGGGCTTATGCTAATTTTGGTCTCGGTAAGCCTGTTATAAAATGAATCTTTGAATTACacagaataaatatatttttttcatgtacAGTCTCTTTGTCAAAGTTGTTTGGACATCGCGAAATACTTCAAGATATcgaatattttatataacaataagTTTGTTACTAAACCAAAAAAAGTTcaacataaccagaacatcaaCATAATAGTGTTTGTCATAGCGAGTTAAGACTGTACTGGTAATTATTTCTCTGTGTATTTAGGATCTTTTATTTTTGCCAAggttaaattgaaataatattaccGGTAACTAACACacaatttacatatacatgtaagatGTTTTTCTCTGTGGCACTTGTGTATTTAGGATTATGACAGTTTAGTTTTGTTAGCAAGGTTGGTTAATTTGATTAACATCAGAAAATAACTCTGAattacactgaaaaaaaaaattgtttgaatatgatataaaaatacacTGTATTAGATATAGCTtgtaagaatatttttaaaaactgaatatgttaactgttttcaATTTATACATATTGTTCTTATATTTCAGAGCCATCAAAGTGGAGTGTTACGACTGGGATGCGGACGGAGGGTAAGGAATAAGTGAGGGAAATATGGAGGATAGTTGTACGTTTCAGTGTAGGTTTGCAATTTGATATACTGAGTATGCACTTAAAGTAAAATTTGGTGCTCACATGGTGAAAATTATGGTGAATTTATTTGggaaaaaaaggtttatttttaattatttccgtaacttgatatgaaggttgggcctgaccccTATCAATTTCAGGGTTCAttgggtcaatggtcaaggtttCAGTGACCTTTAAGGCGGAAAGATTGTcgaagcttgtctgagtgataactcaacaatgcctggacatTTGGTCATCAAACTAGACagtgaggttgggcctgaccagtagattacccttatttatttaaggggaaatcaggtcaaaggtcaaggtcacagtgaccttgaatgcttaaAGCTTGTCCCTGTGATAACATGACAattcctgcacccatggcccttaaacttgacttggagtttgGGCCTGACGAGTTGatgaccctattgatttaaggggtcaaaggtgaaggtcacagtgaccttgaacaaatactcaacaattcctggccctgtggtcatcaaacttgacatgaaggtcacagtgacctttaaggcaaaaaggttgtcaaagcttgtccgagtgttAACTCAACAATacctggacatatggtcatcaaactagACATTGAGgcttggcctgaccagtagatgacgacccctatttattttaggggtcatcgggtcaaaggtcaaggtcacagtgaccttgaatgctaaaaggttgtccgagtgataacttgacaatgcctgcacctgtCCAATGGCCCTccaacttgacttggaggttgagccttaaaagtagatgacccctattggttttaggggtcaatggtcaaggtcaccacgaccttgaacataaaaacaactggacaatgcttgcacccgtggccctcaaacttgacatttaggttggggGGTGACCAGTTGTTGACCCCTATGTATTTTAAGGTCATGGAGTCAAAggacactttgaatggtcataatcttaaaactgcctcaaaggcatccaatgtcaatggcaaatcagctgtcatttcggtccatgcatatttcattcaattgtctaaatattcttgacaacatggcgctcaggggaggcataatgtttgacattgGTAATTTTGGTATTGTTTCTCAGCTCTGTGAGCGCTGACATGTATATgtcttgaacgaaaaaagcaaACGGTGACAACActcatttatatacatgatcTTTAAccttcatacatgtatatacacgCAGGTCATTTATGAGATGCATCTTTTCAGACATGACTTTATTGGTGACTTTACAACATCGCTCCGAGAGCTTACGAGAGGGCCAGGGCAGACGAATGTGTATGaggtatgtatgtatatataaaaattaaattgtggAGCATCTGAATTGAATTATAATACAAGTATGTCCAGTAAATACCACCATGACCATGATATGTTAGGTTTATTTCCCTTGATAGATTTAGAAATACCACTATGGCCATGATATGTGAGGTTTATTTCCCTTGatagatttaaaatatcattccaAGAAAAGAAGACAGCAAATACCACTATGGCCATGATATGTGAAGTTTATTTCCCTTGATAGATTTAGAAATACCACTATGGCCATGATATGTGAGGTTTATTTCCCTTGatagatttaaaatatcattccaAGAAAAGAAGACAGCAAATACCACTATGGCCATGATATGTGAAGTTTATTTCCCTTGatagatttaaaatatcattccaAGAAAAGAAGACAGCAAATACCACTATGGCCATGATATGTGAGGTTTATTTCCCTTGATagattatgaaatatcattccAAGAAAAGAAGACAGCAAATACCACTATGGCCATGATATGTGAGGTTTATTTCCCTTGATAGATACAGAAATAACATTCCTAGTAAAGAAGACAGCAAATACCACTATGGCCATGATATGTGAGGTTTATTTCCCTTGATAGATACAGAAATAACATTCCTAGTAAAGAAGACAGCTTAGACCACTATGGCCATGATATGTGAGGTTTATTTCCTTCGATAGATGTAGAAATAACATTTCAAGTTAAGATGAGTGTTTATACCATCATGCCATTGATCTGCACGGTTTGTTTCCCTCGATAGgtgtaataataacatttccAAGTACAAAGACATTGTGttcatttggtttaaaataacattacataCATCTATTAgcattaatgttttaacaacatCATAGAAATACAAAACAGCATATAATGAAATACAGTGGCATGTTAATACATCAAGTTTCAAACGAATTGAACAATGTCATGttctatttcttttacaaaacgcaaaattaacaaatttggATGAATTAAGTACTTAAGGCGATTTCTTGATCATATGATTTGGAATTGTGTAAATATTAGGTTAAGGGGAAACTAAGAGATAATAGTATTCATTTTCAACAGCACTCGTGTTACAAGGATTACAGATTCTTTCTTATTGAGagatatattttactatatttatctgtaaataacattaaaagttTACTTAGTTATAtgtaagtattattatttttaaatttatttcagttttatttatattttttacaataaaacagtatGAAAGTACATATATGGTAATGCTTGAACACTCTGGCTTCAGTGTATCAATGAGAAAAAGCGACGAAAGAAAGGTCAAAAATACCAAAACTCAGGCACAGTAGAACTGATGAATGTCCGAGTGGAGAAGGTGTACACATTCCTGGATTACGTCAGAGGAGGGTcagtaaaatgatgaatatactcaacaaaattattaaagggtcacttattaaaacaacaacttttcaCATTCCGCTTTCATTAAAACTTTCAGGTATAACTCTCTGTACTCTTTGCCCTTTAATTCAATTAAagaccttgtgtttttctcgaTATTTCTTCCAAAAAGCCTTTTGTAAGAAGTCAGTTGTTCTAAaccaatattttaagaaatttatattATGTGACCCAAAAGTAATTTTGTTGAGTGTATTATGAGTGGCACTTAAATTGTTcaagttaaacaaacatttattacatagACATGATTGCATGCTAATAgaatttcaatgttaaaaaatgttagaTTGACTGACCCAAAACTTACCATTTAActtaaactaaatgtaaattgATTTAAGAGAGAGGAAAATTCTGTGCATTTTCAATTGAATTCATCAAATGCTTGTTTGTGTAAAATACAGTAATATTTTAcagtaaatatttgttcatttacaaataccgtatatattttctataataatGGACAAAACAAGTACTATATTTGACTAATATTTTCTCCAATTGGCCCTTGTTTTAGGACCCAGATGAATTGTACAATTGCCATAGATTTCACAGCATCAAACGGGGACCCAAAATCCCCGAACTCCCTCCACTACAGCAGCCCCTATCATGCCAGTCCTTACTGCAATGCCTTAAGGGCAGTGGGAAATATAATCAAGGATTATGACtcgtaagttttttttactattattgtttttatgctGGTGGAATTTAGTAACTGTGCGTAGTTAGAAAATCATCTTATGGTCTTTCTGATGTAGATATATTTTACTTACTAAGGCGGaatgttgtattgttagtttgttgAACCCAGTTACATGATATTTGgttagttttgaaaaaaatgttttgaaaacagtaTCATCATCCCATTTGAAAGTCTGAgttacaaaaatgacaaaaaaaaaaatcccttctAATGCAAGTGTGGTTCATAAGGCTATGACCTCGTAACATTGGTATACTTGTcagaattttgaaaatatctttgaaattgCTATAATCCTATTTCTGAAGATTTCTTtagataaatgaaatatttttttactcaCACAGTAGCATTAATCGCTTGGTATATTTAACATGTTGTTaacaaaagatatttaaaagacGTTGGGTTGatttttcagaattttgtttaagttaacaaacctgttgttaatcatgttgttaactttaatttatttctgaaaaatggGCTGAACGTCTAATAAATTAAAAGACATACAGTCagagctttgttaaagttaacaacaagattaatgacatttttgttgtcttttgaATGTGAAGTTCTGATGATGTGttcacatattgaaatattaataagcACACCTAAACAGTTGTTTCAaatcttgttaaaaatacaGCAGACCACTATTCATTAAACTTCCAGGGCTGTtatgattttaaagttaacatcaATGACGCAATTTGATTATTCAAGCAGTTAATATTGCAGTACGGGGTTatgataaactttttttatgCCGGTATATTTCAGTGACCAGCTGTTTCCTGCATTAGGATTTGGTGCCCGGCTCCCTCCTAATGGAGTTGTGTCCCATGAGTTTGCTCTTGTATGTGGAAGTAGATCTTtctattataacaatatttataaatatcacagaAGTTTTAAAACTGTGTCTTTGGACTTTGGCCCTATGTTGACTtgccaaatatgttttaatgaccATATGCTATTATGATAGTAGCTGAAAATTacaaagacaatttttttatgcccctcAAACTTTTACTTTGGCCATAAATGGACCAtacaagatattaaaataaaacttggtacccTTTTTGCcagaaacaaaatgcatatgtaTAGAAAGGCCAATAACGCTAGCTTTATTAATTGttaagttatggcccttgttttACTATGAAACAAAATTGACATACGATGATGTTTGGTCTCTCATTTTTCTCTGTTATAGTACTTACCTGCTCTaaacactatttaaaaaatgtgagAGTGGTGAGGTCATGGAAGGAAGCCTTTCCTTGGGTACATTCCCTTGGCCTCTCAAAAAAGACACCATGGTAGTCATAAAGCATCGTAGCGACAAATTTTAACTTTATGAAAAAATCCTAATATTTGtcaactttaattttaaatcctCTCTAcctttcatcaaatttattcatataaactattttcttgcatattttcatatatttattgtgCAAAATACtgttagttttctttaaaatgaggTTAGGAAGAACACAATTAATTACCGAGTTGAAAAGTCCACTTAAAGTTGCTTTATGAATACCGTACAAATTCTTGTTTCCATGCAAAATGTTTACATGAGTGTGGTTCATATCAGCTTATGAATGTTTTCTTAAGGAAGCTAAAATGGATTAGtattacattaaaaacaaacctTTATTTTTAGAATGGTAACCCCCAGAACCCTTTCTGTGATGGAATAGAGGGCGTGGTATCAGCATACTTGAAAGCGATTACCTCGATACAGCTGTATGGACCCACAAATTTTGCTCCATGTATCAACCATGTGTCAAAGTAAGTTaactttttcacttttttgGACTTCAGAATGAATGTGATTAAACATTTCTATGTGTTGATCATATAACCGATGCTAAAAGTGGCACAGGTCAATTTGTCATTCATTGGTTCATCTGATTTTCAAGGAAGAAAACATGAGGTGTTGTCATAGCTCTgatgtcatcatcatcatagcGCAAAAAACTTTTAACCTGgcaataacttaatattttgtaatgttaaaataaaaaaaactcggccataactttattttttttaagtaattaaaATGGACAATACGCACATATGTTGCAAGGcctatatataatatttattgagtAATACCCTTGTTTGCTGAAAAATTTACAACAACACACCAGCATTGCTGTTCACGCTGAAGTGTTCTTGTTTTATGCAAAGGATTCATGTAAGTAACTGCACACCTGTGTTGTCATCATCAGTGGCTTCTTTACTGTTATCAGCTTTTGAGATTTAGACACCCTTCaaaatttgaaagattttttattttaaagccaTGAAATGAAGGAAGAttcattaattttgatttaaaaatcaaaatcatcacCTAAGTGCAAGagctcaatatctgcttctatttctatatggagttattgagttattgcactaattGTAAGGTAACAAAATATTCAAGGGGGAGACCCCCTCCCACACCCACACCCATTTGCAGCAGTTCGTCTTAAGTtgcttgcccttttcaaaactacCCTGCCCTATTCAAatcctagctggagcactgaatACTAACAAGAAATTGACACACATGAACACATTGACAATGGGCATGTATGCAGCAAATCCCATTACTCAATGTATTTTGAGTTACATCCCTTGCCTTACATGATCAGCTAAGAAAAATAGACAAAAGTTGGAATTCACTATTGGTGCTTATTTTGTATCAGATTACTTGTTATTATAGAAAAACTCAAATCTTAGAACTGTTATGTATATGATCTTGATGATTTTGATGCTTGTTATTATGGATTTTGTTTTAGTGTGGCTGTCTTAAAGATATTTCTTTTGTTGATGGTATTGATGGCGGCATCAGTAAAACCAAGTGCAGACGAAAACTTCAACATATATTATTCAATCATGATAAAACTTGTGACAGTGTTTTTGAGCataatgcacaagtcaattgtaacccccccccccccccccccccggtccgggtaatagccgggactttgactatcggtccagccaaccccgggtaagaTCTCTGCCCTGTGGGGACAAAGTGATGGtgaaatccccgccaaatgcccccgcaccccagagaccctaggtaaggcacattccccgctatattttgcgcgaagacaaaaccaccgcattcacccggcactgcgaggccacctgaaaggtaaaaacatggcccatttccctggctatccccggacctggggggctgAGGTTACAATTGACCAGTTAAAAAAGAGTAGATTTATGCCTtgtgcaaacaaaaacataagaatgaaatgaaagttGGTGACACTGTTTGTACAAGGTATAATGTCTTGGTCAAGTTTGATCATTGGGTTAATCACAttcagagttatgccccttttacatGATAAGTGGCTTATGTCTTGTGCAGGGATTTTATTATTCAgtcatgatgaaacttggtgactGTGTTTGTTGGCAAATTGTCTCAGGTCAGAGTTTATCTCTATTGACATCAAAATAAGTATTATACTTTGTTTGCCAATGATTGGCCCTCCAAACAGGTTACATATTCAATTCAAGAGAATTCTAGTGTCATTTACTTATgttataatcattataaatgaaatgagTTCTTTGAAATAATCTTATCaatgttatatttcaaacagaTTTGCAGCAGCGAAGCCAAATGGAGACGAGTATTTCATCCTCCTGATTATAACAGACGGAATCATCACAGACATGCCACAGACATGTGAGGCTATTGTCAATGTGAGTTTTAGATTTGgacttgtttgtattgtttgtttggtATACATATCCTTTACTCATTGGCATAAGTTTAAAGTGGTAAATTGTACAACATGCTAGATTTATATATAGAGAGGATATTACATAATACATTATGGGGtcattaaatatgaaatgaaaaagttTCTAAACTTGATTCAAACGAACCTTATAATATGGCGAGTTTTCATCAAATTTTGTTAACAAGTTTTGACCACAAGTGATAttccatttatataattactactaatttaattatttacagcGCTTAATACATAAAACCTTGCTATATGGCCCACACATTTTAAACGAAATTCATTTATGACATCACTTCAAAAGTTCTTTGTCTAGCTTTAAACAACAATTTGTACCATGTTTGAgtgtgtttttctttgatttatTCTACACATTAACTCCAATATTGGAAAGCTAGCAAGTAGCAAGCATTACTGTTCTATAAATACCATGCAGATAATTGACAATGGTTATCACTTGTACTACACACTATTTATTGAACATTGACCTTGACAATATGTTAAGCGTGATTGGCGCTTGTGACgtcattaatgatataaatacatcATAAACGAAGAAGGAGCAGCTCCTGCAAGAATTACactttttttaactaaaatattgttttatattgtaaagATTTAATCAGGCTACCC
The sequence above is drawn from the Mya arenaria isolate MELC-2E11 chromosome 14, ASM2691426v1 genome and encodes:
- the LOC128217083 gene encoding copine-8-like isoform X1, which encodes MAEQAVFQPGTGAIPATLVELTVSARNLIDADVFSKSDPMVVMFTKDDRETQWREFGRTEVIWNNLNPDFVKKFVMQYCFEQSQKLKFEVYDIDSQSADLSKHDFLGRMECTLGEIVSSGTRFSKKLSGPNIKKGSILVSAEELSSCKEQVIMQFRAHKLDKKDFFGKSDPFLTFYRANEDNTFTVVHRTEVIKKTLNPTWKPMTLSVRALCNGDYDRAIKVECYDWDADGGHDFIGDFTTSLRELTRGPGQTNVYECINEKKRRKKGQKYQNSGTVELMNVRVEKVYTFLDYVRGGTQMNCTIAIDFTASNGDPKSPNSLHYSSPYHASPYCNALRAVGNIIKDYDSDQLFPALGFGARLPPNGVVSHEFALNGNPQNPFCDGIEGVVSAYLKAITSIQLYGPTNFAPCINHVSKFAAAKPNGDEYFILLIITDGIITDMPQTCEAIVNAASLPMSIIIIGVGDADFEAMEVLDGDDVRLSSRGRYAERDIVQFVPYKEFMGRSGDNPAVVQARLAREVLEEIPDQFLSYMKSRNIKPRPPVQRQLTISSITSLPTSEQ
- the LOC128217083 gene encoding copine-8-like isoform X3, with the translated sequence MVVMFTKDDRETQWREFGRTEVIWNNLNPDFVKKFVMQYCFEQSQKLKFEVYDIDSQSADLSKHDFLGRMECTLGEIVSSGTRFSKKLSGPNIKKGSILVSAEELSSCKEQVIMQFRAHKLDKKDFFGKSDPFLTFYRANEDNTFTVVHRTEVIKKTLNPTWKPMTLSVRALCNGDYDRAIKVECYDWDADGGHDFIGDFTTSLRELTRGPGQTNVYECINEKKRRKKGQKYQNSGTVELMNVRVEKVYTFLDYVRGGTQMNCTIAIDFTASNGDPKSPNSLHYSSPYHASPYCNALRAVGNIIKDYDSDQLFPALGFGARLPPNGVVSHEFALNGNPQNPFCDGIEGVVSAYLKAITSIQLYGPTNFAPCINHVSKFAAAKPNGDEYFILLIITDGIITDMPQTCEAIVNAASLPMSIIIIGVGDADFEAMEVLDGDDVRLSSRGRYAERDIVQFVPYKEFMGRSGDNPAVVQARLAREVLEEIPDQFLSYMKSRNIKPRPPVQRQLTISSITSLPTSEQ
- the LOC128217083 gene encoding copine-8-like isoform X2, with amino-acid sequence MADLSGFNPGTGINPQTLIELSFSCRNLIDADVFSKSDPMVVMFTKDDRETQWREFGRTEVIWNNLNPDFVKKFVMQYCFEQSQKLKFEVYDIDSQSADLSKHDFLGRMECTLGEIVSSGTRFSKKLSGPNIKKGSILVSAEELSSCKEQVIMQFRAHKLDKKDFFGKSDPFLTFYRANEDNTFTVVHRTEVIKKTLNPTWKPMTLSVRALCNGDYDRAIKVECYDWDADGGHDFIGDFTTSLRELTRGPGQTNVYECINEKKRRKKGQKYQNSGTVELMNVRVEKVYTFLDYVRGGTQMNCTIAIDFTASNGDPKSPNSLHYSSPYHASPYCNALRAVGNIIKDYDSDQLFPALGFGARLPPNGVVSHEFALNGNPQNPFCDGIEGVVSAYLKAITSIQLYGPTNFAPCINHVSKFAAAKPNGDEYFILLIITDGIITDMPQTCEAIVNAASLPMSIIIIGVGDADFEAMEVLDGDDVRLSSRGRYAERDIVQFVPYKEFMGRSGDNPAVVQARLAREVLEEIPDQFLSYMKSRNIKPRPPVQRQLTISSITSLPTSEQ